The proteins below come from a single Acidimicrobiales bacterium genomic window:
- a CDS encoding DUF72 domain-containing protein, with protein sequence MGEILVGTASWTDRSLIKSGWYPPGVNSAEARLEHYASRFPLVEVDSTYYFPPAPDMARRWTERTPDRFVFNVKAFSLFTQHPTIAEAIPRDLPRPADKKRLYPKDLEPGVVDEMWDRFCSALDPLHRAGKLGALLFQFPPWFTLTSANKRYILDCVRRARPLRICVEFRNQSWLREDNRAETIDLLEGYDIAYVCVDMPQGFRSSVPPVLLATSDLGVVRFHGHNDAEWESGSVQRRFAYRYTEAELGDWVPRLRQLSERTKATHVLMNNCHDDWAQRNGEELSRLLAEA encoded by the coding sequence GTGGGGGAAATCCTCGTCGGCACCGCGTCGTGGACGGATCGATCCCTCATCAAGTCCGGGTGGTACCCACCGGGTGTGAACTCGGCGGAGGCCAGGCTCGAGCACTATGCGTCCCGGTTTCCGCTCGTCGAGGTGGATTCGACCTACTACTTCCCGCCGGCCCCTGACATGGCCCGGCGGTGGACGGAGCGGACCCCCGACCGCTTCGTCTTCAACGTCAAGGCCTTCTCGCTCTTCACCCAACATCCGACGATCGCCGAGGCGATCCCGCGTGATCTTCCCCGTCCGGCCGACAAGAAGCGCCTCTACCCCAAGGACCTCGAGCCGGGCGTCGTGGACGAGATGTGGGATCGCTTCTGCTCGGCGCTGGACCCACTGCACCGGGCGGGCAAGCTCGGCGCCCTGCTGTTCCAGTTCCCTCCGTGGTTCACGCTGACGAGCGCCAACAAGCGCTACATCCTCGACTGCGTCCGGCGAGCCCGACCCCTGCGGATCTGCGTCGAGTTCCGCAACCAGAGCTGGCTGCGAGAGGACAACCGGGCGGAGACAATCGATCTCCTCGAGGGCTACGACATCGCCTACGTCTGTGTCGACATGCCCCAGGGCTTCCGGAGCTCGGTCCCGCCCGTGCTGCTGGCCACGTCGGATCTCGGCGTCGTTCGCTTCCATGGCCACAACGACGCCGAATGGGAGAGCGGCTCGGTGCAGCGCCGCTTCGCCTATCGCTACACCGAGGCTGAGCTCGGCGACTGGGTTCCCCGGCTTCGGCAGCTCTCGGAGCGGACGAAGGCCACCCACGTGCTCATGAACAACTGCCATGACGACTGGGCCCAGCGCAACGGCGAGGAGCTGTCCCGCTTGCTCGCCGAGGCTTAG
- a CDS encoding response regulator transcription factor has protein sequence MGTPARTGVPAKVLVVEDEPIVRDLLVTVMRTEGYEVVAAADAGAALKQAKSFQPQLALIDVRLGSGPDGFAVARRLREEADLSLLFLTSADEAEDIRAGFAAGAELYVTKPFSVDSLLVQIEAVLAKAGKSRDARWEMGDVVIDEAARAVTRAAQPLDLTPIEFELLCHLVRRAGRVVTKSQLLSELWGYRDYSPNVVERHVSALRHKLEANGPRLIYTVHSAGYVFRP, from the coding sequence ATGGGGACTCCGGCCAGGACCGGCGTGCCGGCGAAAGTGCTGGTCGTGGAGGACGAGCCCATCGTCCGGGACCTGCTGGTCACGGTCATGCGGACCGAGGGCTACGAGGTCGTAGCCGCCGCCGACGCTGGCGCCGCCCTCAAGCAGGCCAAGTCCTTCCAGCCTCAGCTGGCCCTCATCGACGTGCGTCTCGGGAGCGGGCCCGACGGCTTCGCCGTCGCCCGCCGTCTCCGGGAGGAGGCCGATCTGTCGTTGTTGTTCCTCACCAGTGCCGACGAGGCCGAGGACATCCGGGCCGGGTTCGCCGCCGGCGCCGAGCTCTACGTCACCAAGCCGTTCTCTGTCGACTCCCTCCTCGTCCAGATCGAGGCGGTGCTGGCAAAGGCGGGCAAGTCACGCGACGCGCGCTGGGAGATGGGAGACGTCGTCATCGACGAGGCCGCCCGCGCCGTCACCCGAGCGGCGCAGCCGCTGGACCTCACCCCCATCGAGTTCGAGCTGCTGTGCCACCTCGTCCGGCGAGCTGGACGGGTCGTCACCAAGAGCCAGCTGCTGTCGGAGCTCTGGGGCTATCGGGACTACAGCCCCAATGTCGTCGAGCGCCACGTGAGCGCCCTGCGCCACAAGCTGGAGGCCAACGGACCGCGGCTGATCTATACCGTGCACAGCGCCGGCTACGTGTTCCGGCCCTGA